One segment of Drosophila mauritiana strain mau12 chromosome 3R, ASM438214v1, whole genome shotgun sequence DNA contains the following:
- the LOC117145582 gene encoding dihydroorotate dehydrogenase (quinone), mitochondrial: MDQDHLKNAKNATRRVGRLRSLGIVTVGGAALVAGITAYKNQDQFFRTFVMPAVRLLPAEASHQLAVLACKYRLCPVSQYHDDQNLHTPFFGRMLSNPIGIAAGFDKNAEAVDGLQDLGFGFIEVGTVTPAAQEGNPKPRVFRLTDDKAIINRYGFNSDGHQAVLQRLRLLRKKENFNGVVGVNLGRNKTTMSPIADYVQGVRVFGPVADYLVINVSSPNTKGLRDMQSKEKLRELLEQVNDTKSSLDKNKNVPILLKLSPDLSLDDMKDIVWVIKRKKSRVDGLIVSNTTVSRENIENKKLADETGGLSGPPLKARSTEMIAQMYQLTDGKIPIIGVGGVASGYDAYEKIEAGASYVQIYTALVYEGPALVEDIKAELSALITRLGHTNVADVVGTNSKFYLPK, translated from the exons ATGGATCAGGATCACTTAAAGAATGCCAAAAACGCCACGCGGAGAGTT GGTCGTCTGCGGTCGCTGGGAATCGTTACAGTCGGAGGAGCTGCCTTGGTGGCGGGCATTACGGCATACAAGAACCAGGACCAGTTTTTCCGGACCTTCGTGATGCCAGCGGTGCGACTTCTTCCGGCGGAAGCCAGCCATCAACTGGCCGTGCTGGCGTGCAAGTACCGCTTGTGCCCGGTTTCACAGTACCATGATGACCAGAACTTGCACACGCCGTTCTTTGGACGGATGCTTAGCAATCCTATTGGCATTGCAGCGGGATTCGATAAGAACGCGGAGGCGGTGGATGGGCTGCAGGATCTAGGATTCGGATTTATAGAGGTGGGCACAGTTACCCCGGCGGCCCAGGAGGGCAATCCCAAGCCGAGGGTATTCCGGTTGACCGATGACAAGGCCATCATTAATCGGTACGGATTTAATAGCGATGGTCATCAGGCGGTGCTCCAACGGCTGCGCCTGCTCCGCAAAAAGGAGAACTTCAATGGAGTTGTGGGCGTGAATCTGGGCCGGAACAAGACCACCATGAGCCCGATAGCAGATTATGTACAGGGTGTCCGGGTTTTCGGGCCCGTAGCAGACTACCTGGTCATTAATGTGAGCAGTCCGAACACCAAGGGCCTGCGCGATATGCAGAGCAAGGAGAAGCTAAGAGAGCTCCTGGAACAGGTCAACGACACGAAATCATCCCTGGATAAGAACAAGAATGTGCCCATACTCTTGAAACTCTCGCCGGATCTATCGTTGGACGACATGAAGGACATCGTGTGGGTAATCAAGCGCAAGAAGAGCCGCGTGGATGGCCTAATCGTTTCCAATACCACGGTGTCGCGGGAAAACATCGAAAACAAAAAGCTGGCCGATGAAACTGGCGGATTGAGTGGTCCTCCACTCAAGGCCCGCTCCACAGAGATGATCGCCCAGATGTACCAGCTCACCGATGGAAAGATTCCCATCATAGGCGTCGGCGGAGTGGCTTCTGGCTATGATGCATACGAAAAGATCGAAGCTGGGGCTTCCTACGTTCAGATCTACACGGCTTTAGTGTACGAGGGACCCGCTCTTGTGGAAGACATTAAGGCGGAGTTGTCGGCGCTGATCACACGGCTGGGTCACACTAATGTTGCGGACGTGGTGGGCACCAACAGCAAGTTCTACTTGCCCAAATGA
- the LOC117145583 gene encoding protein SYS1 homolog codes for MKGGTFRNTQWDPTLLSSQIVSMQFCVYFTLGLLVFVANKLSGDNYSLDHLFEYHEIHIYDMGGRLVICAFVLNAFLASLALWCIVRRAKLCLDFSCTFHVLHLLICWWYNRSFPANASWWLLNVITGTIMCIGGEFLCLQTEMKEIPVGYAALNQKSDV; via the exons ATGAAGGGCGGCACCTTTCGCAACACGCAGTGGGATCCCACGCTGCTGTCCTCGCAGATTGTGTCCATGCAGTTCTGCGTGTACTTCACACTTGGCCTACTCGTCTTCGTGGCCAACAAGTTGTCCGGGGACAACTATAGTCTGGATCACTTGTTCGAATACCAT GAGATCCACATCTACGACATGGGCGGCCGCCTGGTGATCTGCGCCTTTGTTTTAAATGCGTTCTTAGCCTCCCTGGCACTGTGGTGCATTGTTAGAAGAGCCAAGCTCTGTCTGGACTTTAG TTGCACCTTCCACGTGCTGCATTTGCTCATTTGCTGGTGGTACAACCGCTCCTTTCCCGCGAACGCATCGTGGTGGCTGCTGAACGTCATCACCGGCACAATAATGTGCATAGGCGGCGAGTTTCTCTGCCTGCAGACCGAGATGAAGGAGATCCCAGTGGGCTATGCGGCCCTCAATCAAAAGTCGGACGTCTGA
- the LOC117145584 gene encoding 28 kDa ribonucleoprotein, chloroplastic, protein MSSGFVRSSYKLFVGNLPWTIGSKELQTYFSKYGHVANAEVVFDRQLGLSKHYGFVVFSQRDAFNSASNQNTHFLDGRVLTVQRANESPQS, encoded by the coding sequence ATGTCCAGCGGTTTTGTGCGTAGCAGCTACAAATTGTTCGTCGGCAACCTGCCGTGGACGATAGGCAGCAAGGAGCTGCAGACCTACTTCTCCAAGTACGGGCACGTGGCCAACGCGGAGGTGGTCTTCGACCGGCAACTGGGCCTGTCCAAGCACTATGGCTTTGTGGTGTTCAGCCAGCGGGATGCCTTTAACAGCGCCAGCAACCAGAACACCCACTTCCTGGATGGACGAGTGCTCACAGTGCAGCGGGCAAATGAAAGTCCTCAAAGTTAA
- the LOC117145581 gene encoding dual specificity mitogen-activated protein kinase kinase 4: protein MAERPKNLFATGSSRSRNPPDQLSLNNLSIRHPPSSTSSTSSGSTSSGSSSSSQHNHVTRCFGAQQPQQTPPVASSQVPPVPAASSSSAADRHRERIRQQACGKLQFGEGAANTHTFTSDDLEDEGEIGRGAFGAVNKMIFKKLDKVMAVKRIRSTVDEKEQKQLLMDLEVVMKSNECIYIVQFYGALFKEGDCWICMELMDTSLDKFYKYIYEKQQRHIPESILAKITVATVNALNYLKEELKIIHRDVKPSNILLHRRGDIKLCDFGISGQLVDSIAKTKDAGCRPYMAPERIDPERAKGYDVRSDVWSLGITLMEVATGNFPYRKWDSVFEQLCQVVQGEPPRLLTSYNGMEFSKEFVDFVNTCLIKKESDRPKYSRLLEMPFIRRGETSHTDVAVYVADILESMEKDGITQFTANQQAES, encoded by the exons ATGGCCGAGCGACCGAAAAATTTGTTTGCAA CCGGATCCAGTCGCTCCCGCAATCCCCCGGATCAGCTAAGCCTGAATAATCTTAGCATACGCCATCCGCCCTCGTCCACGTCGTCCACTTCTTCGGGATCCACATCCTCGGGCTCAAGTTCCTCTTCACAGCATAACCATGTGACCCGCTGTTTTGGCGCCCAGCAGCCACAGCAAACCCCGCCGGTGGCCAGCAGTCAAGTGCCACCGGTACCGGCAGCATCGAGCAGTAGCGCTGCCGATCGTCACCGGGAGCGAATTCGCCAGCAGGCCTGTGGCAAGCTACAGTTTGGTGAGGGCGCCGCCAATACACACACATTTACTTCAGACGATCTCGAGGATGAGGGCGAAATTGGACGCGGTGCATTTGGGGCAGTCAACAAGATGATCTTTAAGAAACTAGACAAGGTGATGGCCGTTAAGCGCATTCGATCCACCGTAGACGAGAAGGAACAGAAGCAGCTGCTCATGGATCTCGAGGTGGTCATGAAGTCCAACGAGTGCATCTACATTGTTCAGTTCTATGGGGCGCTGTTCAAGGAGGGAGACTGCTGGATTTGTATGGAGCTGATGGACACCTCGTTGGACAAGTTTTACAAGTACATCTACGAAAAGCAGCAGCGCCACATTCCAGAGTCCATACTGGCTAAGATAACAGTGGCTACGGTCAATGCGCTGAACTATTTGAAGGAGGAGCTAAAGATTATCCATCGGGATGTGAAACCGAGCAATATTCTGTTGCACCGTCGCGGAGACATAAAGCTGTGTGATTTTGGTATTTCGGGTCAGCTGGTCGACTCTATTGCCAAGACCAAGGATGCGGGCTGCAGGCCCTACATGGCG CCGGAGCGCATTGATCCAGAGCGTGCCAAGGGCTACGATGTACGAAGCGATGTTTGGTCATTGGGCATCACTTTGATGGAGGTGGCGACTGGTAATTTCCCCTATCGTAAATGGGATTCTGTTTTCGAGCAGTTGTGCCag GTTGTGCAAGGCGAACCGCCGCGACTTTTGACATCCTATAACGGCATGGAGTTCTCCAAAGAGTTTGTGGACTTTGTCAATACTTG CCTGATTAAAAAGGAGAGCGATCGGCCCAAGTATAGTCGTCTGCTGGAGATGCCCTTCATACGTCGTGGTGAGACGAGCCACACTGATGTTGCCGTGTATGTGGCCGATATACTGGAGTCGATGGAGAAAGACGGCATTACGCAGTTTACGGCCAACCAGCAGGCGGAGAGTTAA
- the LOC117145585 gene encoding uncharacterized protein LOC117145585 yields MQKPHHGLCWMLLLLASLIATFMLAFSYWMFVPREESLWSMISNNYSGGSGIKYSLPPAAVPEELKLRQRPPFVYQILH; encoded by the coding sequence ATGCAGAAGCCACATCATGGTCTGTGCTGGATGTTGCTTCTACTGGCATCGCTGATCGCTACTTTTATGCTGGCCTTCAGCTACTGGATGTTTGTGCCGCGCGAGGAGTCACTGTGGTCTATGATATCGAACAACTACAGTGGCGGATCTGGAATAAAGTACTCCCTGCCGCCGGCAGCAGTACCTGAGGAACTTAAACTTCGGCAGAGGCCGCCATTCGTCTACCAGATATTACATTGA
- the LOC117143815 gene encoding probable cytochrome P450 313b1: MLACIILSGWLLLAWIYFLWSRRRYYKVAWQLRGPIGWPLIGMGLQMMNPETFLQYMNGLSRQFKAPFISWMGTSCFLYINDPHSVEQIFNSTHCTNKGDFYRFMSSAIGDGLFTSSSPRWHKHRRLINPAFGRQILSNFLPIFNAEAEVLLQKLELEGVQHGKRLEIYQILKKIVLEAACRRYLPGSSIAYISLELLAETTMGKKMNFQHDGSIAIFKAYNGLTEVCVKRMLSPWLYPDLVYRRSGLFRLQQKVVGILFGFIEQLLEPIVSVVAANPEQQRSELEMRGKSKAIFIEQVREHVERGQLSWQDVRDEANVTIAATFETTSTALYFTILCLAMHPCYQEKLHQELVTELPPSGDISLEQLQRLEYTEMVINEAMRLFAPVPMVLRSADQDIQLKRDDGEFLIPRGTQIGIDIYNMQRDERVWGPLSRTYNPEAHFGLDSPQRHAFAFVPFTKGLRMCIGYRYAQMLMKLLLARIFRSYRISTEARLEELLVKGNISLKLRDYPLCRVEPR; the protein is encoded by the exons ATGCTGGCCTGCATCATTTTAAGCGGCTGGCTGCTTTTGGCTTGGATATACTTCCTGTGGAGCCGGCGAAGGTATTATAAAGTCGCATGGCAGTTGCGCGGACCCATTGGCTGGCCCCTAATAGGCATGGGCTTACAGATGATGAACCCGGAGA CCTTTTTGCAGTACATGAATGGTCTGTCGCGACAGTTTAAAGCGCCTTTCATCTCCTGGATGGGCACCAGTTGTTTCCTCTACATCAACGATCCGCACAGCGTGGAGCAGATATTCAACTCGACGCACTGCACCAATAAGGGCGATTTCTATCGATTCATGAGCTCGGCCATTGGGGACGGACTGTTTACGTCCAGTTCGCCACGTTGGCACAAACATCGTCGCCTCATTAATCCCGCCTTTGGTCGCCAGATTCTCAGCAACTTCCTGCCCATTTTCAATGCCGAAGCGGAGGTCCTTCTGCAGAAGCTGGAGCTCGAGGGTGTGCAGCACGGTAAGCGGCTGGAAATCTACCAAATCCTCAAGAAAATCGTTTTGGAAGCAGCTTGCCGTAGGTATTTACCTGGGTCCTCAATTGCCTATATTTCATTGGAATTACTTGCAGAGACAACGATGGGCAAGAAAATGAACTTCCAGCACGACGGATCTATAGCCATATTTAAAGCTTATAATGG CTTGACGGAAGTGTGTGTAAAACGAATGCTATCACCGTGGCTTTATCCGGACTTAGTATATCGTCGTTCCGGACTTTTTCGACTGCAGCAAAAGGTTGTCGGCATACTTTTTGGGTTTATAGAACAG CTTCTCGAACCCATAGTCTCGGTGGTGGCAGCCAATCCGGAGCAGCAGCGATCCGAGCTGGAGATGAGGGGCAAGTCCAAAGCCATTTTCATTGAGCAGGTGCGTGAGCATGTGGAGCGCGGTCAGCTGAGTTGGCAGGATGTGAGGGATGAGGCGAATGTGACCATTGCAGCG ACTTTCGAGACCACATCGACGGCCTTGTACTTTACCATCCTCTGTCTGGCGATGCATCCCTGTTACCAGGAGAAGCTGCACCAGGAACTGGTCACAGAGCTGCCGCCATCTGGCGACATATCCTTGGAGCAGCTCCAGCGACTGGAGTACACTGAAATGGTGATCAACGAGGCTATGCGGCTGTTTGCTCCAGTGCCCATGGTGCTGCGTTCAGCGGATCAGGACATCCAGCTGAAGCGCGACGACGGGGAGTTCCTCATTCCGCGTGGCACCCAGATCGGCATCGATATCTACAACATGCAGCGGGATGAACGGGTGTGGGGACCACTTTCGCGTACTTACAATCCGGAGGCGCATTTCGGATTGGATTCGCCTCAGAGGCACGCCTTCGCCTTCGTTCCCTTCACCAAGGGATTGCGCATGTGCATCGGCTATCGATATGCCCAAATGCTGATGAAATTGCTGCTGGCCAGGATCTTTCGCAGCTATCGAATCAGCACGGAGGCCCGCTTGGAGGAGCTGCTGGTCAAGGGTAATATCTCCCTGAAGCTTAGGGATTACCCGCTGTGCCGCGTGGAGCCGAGATAA